The Gemmatimonas aurantiaca T-27 DNA segment CACACGACGCTCGAGTTCATCGCGTCGCGTGCGAATGGTGGAACGATATCGACGCAGCTCCGCGTCGTCGGGTGTGGCCTCCAGTGCGGCATCGAGTTCCTGCATCGCCGCATCCAGCGCCGAAAACTCCGGGGCGGCCTGTACTTTGGCCATCGATTCCGCTTCGCGCATCACACCGGATTTCAAAGGGGCAGACGGACTGCTGGTGACCCGCCCCGAGTCGGCCACCATCAGCGGATCGTTCGTCAAACCACCGTTGCGCGTCACGACGGTGACAACAAGCACGGCCGCCGCAGCCAGCGTCACCACGATGCCACCGCGACGCCAGCGCAGATTTCGCTGATGCCGTGCGTGCTGCAACTGTCGCTGTGCGTCGACAGCAGCGAGTGTCGGCACCTTGAGTGACGCAGGCAGTGCCGGCGCATAGGTCATCGGTCGTGTGGTTGCCGTCTCGAGCAACACCTCGCACTTCGCACAGGAAGCCGCATGCCATTCCAGGCGCGACGCGGCCTCCGGTGACAACGTCCCGTCGAGATAGGCCGCCACCTGCGAGGACACGAGATCACAGGACATCTCCCCGTCGTGGGGTCGGGACTGCTGAGCAGTGTCGTTCATCGGTCGAGCATCCCGCGCAACAGTCGTCGCGCCCGGAACAGGTGAGCCTTGGAGGTGCCTTCGGCGATACCAAGCTGGTCGGCGATTTCGGCGTGTGCATAGCCGCCGACGTCATGCAGCACGAAGACCGCACGCGCGCCGGCTGGCAATCGGGACACCGCCGTTTCGAGATCCATGGACAGTGCGATGTCGGGGCTGCGCATGGGGCCGTCCAAACGAGGAGCGGCGCCGTCGTCACCATCGGCGAGGTCCGACTCGATCGCCACCCGCAGCGCCCGGCGTTTGCGGCTGCGTTCGTTCACCAGCAACACATTCACGGCCACGCGATGCAGCCAGGTGCCGAATGCACAATCACCGCGGAACGTGCCCAGCCGCTCCCAAACACGCACGAAGGTGTCCTGCACCAGTTCTTCGGCCATCTGCCGATCGCTCGTCAGACCCAGAGCCAACGCGAACAATCGTGGCGCGTGCAGGTCATACAGCCGGGCAAAAGCCGCGGCGTCCCCCTCCTGCGCGGCGCGCACGACGGGGTCGATCACGGCAGACGCCGACGGGAGCTCAGAAACGCCCGTCAGGCCACCACTCAGGGGAATCGGCAGGGCACACGGGATATGATACCGCCCGGCGCACCGAGGTTTAGAGCCTCTGCTTACCCAGAACGCCCCGGGTACAGCGCCCGACCGACTCCAGGCGCCATCGCCTCCTAGGGTGCGCCAACCCCGCGGGTCACGTACACCACCTCGTCATCGATCGCGTTGGGCAGCGGATCGAGCGACAACCGTGTCGGGTATCCCGCGACGGGGTCGTAGGTGACGTCCTTGAGCGTCCCCGACTTCCCGAGCGTGTTGCGCACCTCGCTGAAGAGCTGATCGACCGTACGGAACGCGGTGAGTGGCGGCGTATCGAACCCGTTCTGAGGCGGTGCCGCTGGAGTAGCCGCCGAGACCGCTCCATTCGTGACGGTCACGATGAACTCCGAACCCGCGAAGCCACAGAAGCACTGAACCTGCTGGCGCATCACGTAACTGTTGGAAGCGGGCTGTACGAGCCGCCACCGTGCTTCCGCGGCGGTCAGCTCCGAATCGCCCGGGCCGGTGGAATCGCTGCAGGCTGTGAGTATCACAGCGGCCAGTGCGAGCGCCACCGGACGCGCGGCGCGGATGCCAGTGTACGATACGCGACGCAGCGCGTTCATCGACCGGCTGAGGTGGGACGGGATGGGTCGCATACCTGCGATACCCGGCCCTCTGCTGGTTGTGTCACCTGCGCCGGGGTGCCGGAGGCAGTTTTTCCCGCAGAAAGCGCCCCGTGTGTGAGGCCTTTGTGCTGGCGATCACTTCCGGAGTGCCTTGAGCGACAATGGTGCCACCCGCATGGCCACCATCCGGGCCCAAATCGATCACATGATCGGCCGTTTTGATCACATCGAGATGATGTTCGATCAGAATGACCGTATGCCCCGAATCCGCGAGACGGTTGAGCGACTGCAGCAGCCGCACCACATCGGCCAGATGCAGACCGGTCGTGGGTTCGTCGAGGATGTACACCGTGTGCTTGGTGCGCTGCAGCTTGCTGAGCTCGGCGGCGATCTTCACACGCTGCGCCTCACCACCCGATAGAGTCGTGGCCGACTGACCGATCGTGAGATAACCCAGCCCCAGTGTATTCAGCACATCCACGCGGCGGGCAATCACGGGTTCGTCCCGGAAGAACTGCACCGCTTCTTCGATGGACATGTTGAGCACATCATCGATGGTCTTGCCACGCACCGTCACATCGAGTGTCTCGGCATTGAATCGTGCGCCTTTGCAGGCACCGCAGATCACTTCCACATCGGGCATGAAGTACATCTGCGTGGTGATCACCCCTTCGCCCTGGCACTCTTCGCAGCGTCCTCCTTTCACATTGAAAGAGAAACGCCCAGCCTTGTATTCGCGTTCCACCGACAGCGGCTCGGCTGTGAACAAGTCGCGAATGGTGTCGTAGAACCCCACGTACGTGGCAGGATTGGAGCGCGAATTTCGACCGATCGGACTCTGGTCGATACTCACCACTTTGTGCACATGCTCCATGCCGTCCACACCATCGTGTTCGCCCGGCAGAGTACGTGTATCCTCGAGTCTTTTCCACAGCGCTCTGTACAGAATGTCATTCACCAGTGTGCTCTTGCCCGACCCGGATGCGCCGGTGATGGCGACCAACGTGCCAAGCGGAATTTCCACGGTCACATTGCGCAGGTTGTTCTCGCGCGCGCCACGTATGACCAATGAATGTCCTGTGCCTTGGCGTCGTTTCTCGGGCAGGGCGATGGAACGGGCTCCTGAGAGAAACTGACCGGTGGGCGACGCCTTGCAGCGCAGGATATCCTGTACCGTACCCTGCACCACAACGGTACCACCGTGCACGCCCGGTCCCGGTCCCATTTCCACGATGTGATCAGCCGCGCGTACCGTGTCTTCATCGTGCTCCACCACCAGCACGGTATTGCCGATATCGCGCAACCGTTCGAGTGTGGCGATCATCTTGGCATTGTCTTTCGGATGCAATCCGATGCTCGGCTCGTCGAGCACATACAGCATGCCCATGAGTCCGGACCCGATCTGGGTGGACAGACGAATGCGCTGAGATTCGCCGCCCGAGAGCGTACCGGAGCGACGATTGAAACTCAGGTAGTCCAACCCAATACCCAACAGCAGCGACAGACGCCCGCGGATCTCGTCGAGAATCTGTTGGCCCGCACCAGCGCCCCGCCCCACGGGCTTCACCCGGCCCAGAAACGCATGCAGCTCGTCGAAGTGCATCGCCCCCAGATCATGCACCGATTGGCCCTGCACCGTGAACAACAACCGCGTGGCGCGCAGACGCGTACCGCGGCAATCGGGGCAGGTGTGTTCCACCATCACCTTGTCGAGCCACGCTTCCATGCGCGAATCCCCTTCCCCGCGCTGCCGATACCGTCGATAGTTGCGCTCGATACGCCGTGCAATGCCACTGAACCCGACTTCATGACGATCCCAGTCGGCACGTCGTACGGTGCTGTCTGGTGGGGCTTCAGTGCGGAAACGACGCTCCATGCCATACAGCACGGCATGGCGCGCCGACGCATCGAGATCTTGCCAGGGTGTATCCAGGGAAAATCCCTGCAGTGTCGAGAGCGTCCACATGATGCGACCGTCCCAGGTGTCGGGATTGTAGCGATACGCCTCGCGCACAAAACACCCGCCCCGAATGGACCGCTTGGGATCCGGAATCAGCAGATCAGGATGTGTGAGCTTGTCCACGCCGAGGCCACCACAGGTGCGACAGGCGGCCTCGGGGTTGTTGAACTGGAAGTACTCGGGGGAAATGTCCCCGTAGATGAAGTGCTGTGTGGCACTGCTGTGGGTCGCGTGAAACTTCGCGATCTCCGCCTTGGTGCGTCCCTTGATGATGTGGATCTGCAC contains these protein-coding regions:
- a CDS encoding zf-HC2 domain-containing protein; protein product: MNDTAQQSRPHDGEMSCDLVSSQVAAYLDGTLSPEAASRLEWHAASCAKCEVLLETATTRPMTYAPALPASLKVPTLAAVDAQRQLQHARHQRNLRWRRGGIVVTLAAAAVLVVTVVTRNGGLTNDPLMVADSGRVTSSPSAPLKSGVMREAESMAKVQAAPEFSALDAAMQELDAALEATPDDAELRRYRSTIRTRRDELERRVRDAAS
- a CDS encoding RNA polymerase sigma factor, whose amino-acid sequence is MIDPVVRAAQEGDAAAFARLYDLHAPRLFALALGLTSDRQMAEELVQDTFVRVWERLGTFRGDCAFGTWLHRVAVNVLLVNERSRKRRALRVAIESDLADGDDGAAPRLDGPMRSPDIALSMDLETAVSRLPAGARAVFVLHDVGGYAHAEIADQLGIAEGTSKAHLFRARRLLRGMLDR
- a CDS encoding DUF6174 domain-containing protein, with product MNALRRVSYTGIRAARPVALALAAVILTACSDSTGPGDSELTAAEARWRLVQPASNSYVMRQQVQCFCGFAGSEFIVTVTNGAVSAATPAAPPQNGFDTPPLTAFRTVDQLFSEVRNTLGKSGTLKDVTYDPVAGYPTRLSLDPLPNAIDDEVVYVTRGVGAP
- the uvrA gene encoding excinuclease ABC subunit UvrA yields the protein MSTKKTAAKRAAPRTTVAVQGARVHNLRNVSVEIPRDRLVVVTGLSGSGKSSLAFDTIYAEGQRRYMESLSSFAKRFVAQVSKPDVDFIFGLSPVISIEQKTIASNPRSTVGTMTDVASYLNLLFATIGEPHCPRTGELVPSRSASQILEAILSLPDGTEVELRAPLFKVYGEELDVVFTEVRKKGCRQVVVDGATIDLAEETELDTALVQQMDAIVDRLVVRRRNEKALKAAIGAALLVGDGLVQIHIIKGRTKAEIAKFHATHSSATQHFIYGDISPEYFQFNNPEAACRTCGGLGVDKLTHPDLLIPDPKRSIRGGCFVREAYRYNPDTWDGRIMWTLSTLQGFSLDTPWQDLDASARHAVLYGMERRFRTEAPPDSTVRRADWDRHEVGFSGIARRIERNYRRYRQRGEGDSRMEAWLDKVMVEHTCPDCRGTRLRATRLLFTVQGQSVHDLGAMHFDELHAFLGRVKPVGRGAGAGQQILDEIRGRLSLLLGIGLDYLSFNRRSGTLSGGESQRIRLSTQIGSGLMGMLYVLDEPSIGLHPKDNAKMIATLERLRDIGNTVLVVEHDEDTVRAADHIVEMGPGPGVHGGTVVVQGTVQDILRCKASPTGQFLSGARSIALPEKRRQGTGHSLVIRGARENNLRNVTVEIPLGTLVAITGASGSGKSTLVNDILYRALWKRLEDTRTLPGEHDGVDGMEHVHKVVSIDQSPIGRNSRSNPATYVGFYDTIRDLFTAEPLSVEREYKAGRFSFNVKGGRCEECQGEGVITTQMYFMPDVEVICGACKGARFNAETLDVTVRGKTIDDVLNMSIEEAVQFFRDEPVIARRVDVLNTLGLGYLTIGQSATTLSGGEAQRVKIAAELSKLQRTKHTVYILDEPTTGLHLADVVRLLQSLNRLADSGHTVILIEHHLDVIKTADHVIDLGPDGGHAGGTIVAQGTPEVIASTKASHTGRFLREKLPPAPRRR